The genomic window GAACAGTAAGAGTCTACAACATATAATAATGTATGATTGTAAAAGTTGCAGATATAGATCAACCTACAGAAACAACGACGACCAAACACCTGTTTGGTTTCAAGAATGTGACAACCTATGGATATGCCCAAAGGGACACTAATCTTAATCTTCCTCATCAACCTTAATTCCATCAAACTTAAGCATAAAAAACAGATGATCCCTTTAAATTCCCAACAAACTGCTGTATTAGACTGTTGATACAAGTATAACTTCTCTTCTTTTTCGTTCACTAGTTCAACTTCCAAGAATGTCAACACAAACTATTTACACTGGTTTTGACCAAACTTGGCTGTCAAGGTAAGCCTACCCACGAGGTGGCGAAGCCTGTCGGCGCCTGGACTTGGTTTGATCTTGTTCAGGTTCCCAACCCTGGAGCATTTCGGTTTGCCAGCACACCAACCGCCGGGAGTGAAGCTCCCTTTTCTTCGGTGAAGTAATTCCTTGTCGATCCTGTCCAGGACGGGGTCATCGTGCCCGAATTTTCGAGCAAAGGCAGCACCACTTGCAATCATCTTGTTTGTGTCATTAATGTTGAGGGTATGGGGATGCTGCTTGGGAGGAATGTCCCAAGAAATGTAATGCAAATCATGGTTGACGGCAGTTTTAGCAAACTCCGGTTCATTGCATAAAACAGTGTGAAAATAGCCTTCCGGCGAAGAAACAAAGTTTGTGTAGTACATGAGAAGGGTCCTCGGAAGATTGTCCCAACCCCAGACACAGTACTCAACAAACCAGCGTGATAAGACCATCCATGCCGAACCTGCAACAGAGGCGCATGTTAATTGATTGTGCAAAACAAAGACCAAAACTGGCAATGTAGGATGAAATGATATATCCTAAGTTACAGCCAATACTATCGTTTTATACGGAGTGAAAACAAACAACTCTATATCAATTTGAGAGCTACTGATCAGCTAACGTAATCTGCTCACTAAAATTGCTCGAAGTAAATACATCTAGTTTTCAAATTGGTTCACTGATCAAATGTCGAATTTACAAATTTCATCCCCTGACAAACGGGGTAGACATGTTACACAAAAGGTAACAAACAATGAGATTATCGCACCAAGTTGTATGCTTACGTAAATCCCCCAAAAGACTCACTAAGAATTCCAGCAACCAGGCTATTTCTTCTCAGCAGAAGAAAGAACAAACTAGGCAACAACATACACAAAATATCATTAATCAAAACATACATTTCACTGAATTTCCCATGTTCAGATTCATCAGTTAAGTCTTCTCGTACATGAAGATTTTGAATTTGCCAGGTTAAAAATTTTGTGAGCGACCAGAGATCTAGGAACTAAGTAAATTACTCACCAGTAAACAATTTAAACGAAGTGGGCAATGTTCGCCGTGGTGTAACCCAAAATACATCTTGTTTTTTCGATGAGTAGAGGCCAGGGTCTAAAATCAAAGGCATTGCTCGTTTATCCCTGGAAGGCAAAAGTAAACATAGCATTAGTGATAGTAATAAATATGTAAACATTCTGTATAtgtccagagagagagagagagagagagagctcacTCCTTCCAGCCAAGTTGGCTTGTGTGCTCAATGAAATTCAGATTTCGGTTTAAAGGTGAAAAAGTGTTAATAAGATCtgcaaaaaacaaatcaaacggTTTCTTTTAGCACAAAAGCTCACACTTCAAAAAAAGTTTACAACTATAATTGATATGGACCTACCATCTTGGGTAACAA from Pyrus communis unplaced genomic scaffold, drPyrComm1.1 SCAFFOLD_36, whole genome shotgun sequence includes these protein-coding regions:
- the LOC137724331 gene encoding beta-glucuronosyltransferase GlcAT14B-like, with the protein product MGSAMEKKWLFPLVISSVICIFLLATSLNLGLVSSRQAINSIFSFLPSRVVTNQSSPAFAETIVSQGPPPPPVPSIPRFAYLISGSKGDLEKLWRTLKALYHPLNQYVLHLDLESPLAERLELASRVDNETLFNTVGNVFVIKKANMVTYRGPTMVANTLHACAILLRRSKDWDWFINLSASDYPLVTQDDLINTFSPLNRNLNFIEHTSQLGWKEDKRAMPLILDPGLYSSKKQDVFWVTPRRTLPTSFKLFTGSAWMVLSRWFVEYCVWGWDNLPRTLLMYYTNFVSSPEGYFHTVLCNEPEFAKTAVNHDLHYISWDIPPKQHPHTLNINDTNKMIASGAAFARKFGHDDPVLDRIDKELLHRRKGSFTPGGWCAGKPKCSRVGNLNKIKPSPGADRLRHLVGRLTLTAKFGQNQCK